Proteins co-encoded in one Meiothermus sp. genomic window:
- a CDS encoding IS5 family transposase, which produces MNRRAYPSDVRDEEWALVLPYLTLAPLEAPQRKYDLREVFNALRWMVRTGAQWDYLPHDFPPPHIVQAQAYRWMNRGVFEDLVHDLRMTLRMLQGKAAHPSAAIYDARTLQSTPQSGERAGYDGYKRRKGSKVHLAVDTLGHLLALVVTAASEQERAQVGALSQQVQEVTGEQVEVAFVDQGYTGEEAAQAAEAEGIALCVVKVEGAKRGFVLLPKRWVVERSFAWTSRFRRLARDYERLAETLRGWHWLAFSILMTAKTVELLRTAS; this is translated from the coding sequence ATGAACCGCCGTGCTTACCCATCGGACGTCCGTGATGAGGAATGGGCTCTGGTGCTGCCCTATTTGACCCTCGCCCCGCTGGAAGCACCCCAGCGCAAGTACGACCTGCGCGAAGTGTTCAACGCCCTGCGCTGGATGGTTCGAACCGGTGCTCAGTGGGACTACCTGCCCCACGACTTCCCACCCCCCCATATCGTTCAGGCGCAAGCCTACCGCTGGATGAACCGGGGGGTCTTCGAAGACCTGGTACACGACCTGCGCATGACCCTGCGAATGCTCCAGGGCAAAGCCGCCCATCCCAGCGCTGCCATCTACGATGCTCGCACCCTACAGTCCACCCCGCAAAGTGGGGAGCGGGCCGGATACGATGGGTACAAACGACGCAAGGGAAGCAAAGTTCACCTGGCGGTAGATACCCTGGGGCATCTGCTGGCCCTGGTAGTAACGGCGGCCAGTGAACAGGAACGGGCCCAGGTGGGAGCCCTCAGTCAACAGGTGCAGGAAGTGACGGGGGAGCAGGTGGAAGTGGCCTTTGTGGATCAGGGTTACACTGGGGAGGAAGCGGCACAAGCGGCAGAGGCGGAAGGCATCGCCCTGTGTGTGGTCAAGGTGGAAGGGGCCAAACGAGGATTCGTGCTGCTGCCGAAGCGTTGGGTGGTGGAACGTTCGTTTGCCTGGACATCCCGGTTTCGCAGGCTGGCGCGAGACTATGAGCGGCTGGCTGAGACCTTGCGAGGTTGGCACTGGTTGGCTTTTTCGATTCTGATGACAGCGAAAACTGTGGAGCTTTTACGAACAGCTAGTTAG